A part of Paenibacillus donghaensis genomic DNA contains:
- the radA gene encoding DNA repair protein RadA: MAKPKTKFFCTECGYESPKWFGKCPGCQEWNSMVEETESVVKTQGMNAPIFHSKEKAQSIISIESDKEPRILTGIGELNRVLGGGIVPGSLVLVGGDPGIGKSTLLLQTSHALTTQGLRVLYISGEESVRQTKLRADRLGALSAELYVLCETNMESIEEAIDQIKPQFLVIDSIQTVFMPEVTSAPGSVTQVRECTTRFMRIAKIRGIATVLVGHVTKEGAIAGPRMLEHMVDCVLYFEGERHHTYRLLRAVKNRFGSTNEIGIFEMGELGLTEVENPSELFLSERPLGVAGSAVVASMEGTRPVLVELQALIASTHFPSPRRMCTGMDHQRMALIIAVLEKRMGMFLQNQDAYLNVAGGVKLDEPAIDLAVAVSIASSFRDISTKPYDVFFGEVGLTGEVRGVSRAETRVKEAAKLGFRRVIMPEKSMKGWKHPQDIQIIGVSTVADALSVALD, translated from the coding sequence ATGGCCAAACCTAAAACTAAATTTTTCTGCACGGAATGCGGGTACGAATCACCCAAATGGTTCGGCAAATGCCCGGGGTGCCAGGAATGGAACTCCATGGTGGAGGAAACGGAAAGCGTCGTCAAAACCCAGGGAATGAATGCCCCTATTTTTCATAGTAAAGAAAAGGCACAATCGATCATAAGTATAGAAAGTGACAAGGAGCCTCGCATCTTGACAGGCATCGGTGAGCTGAATCGGGTGCTCGGCGGAGGCATCGTGCCCGGATCGCTTGTGCTGGTGGGGGGAGATCCCGGAATCGGCAAGTCCACCCTGCTGCTGCAGACCTCCCACGCGCTAACCACTCAAGGGCTGAGGGTGCTCTATATCTCAGGCGAGGAATCCGTTAGGCAGACCAAGCTGCGTGCTGACCGTCTTGGGGCGTTGTCGGCAGAGCTGTATGTGCTGTGTGAGACCAATATGGAGAGCATCGAAGAAGCGATTGATCAGATCAAACCGCAATTCTTGGTCATTGACTCGATTCAGACGGTGTTTATGCCTGAGGTTACCAGTGCACCGGGCAGTGTGACACAGGTACGGGAATGTACAACAAGATTCATGCGGATTGCCAAGATCCGGGGGATCGCTACGGTACTGGTAGGGCATGTGACCAAGGAAGGCGCCATTGCCGGTCCTCGCATGCTGGAGCATATGGTTGACTGTGTACTATACTTTGAAGGTGAGCGGCATCATACGTACCGGCTGCTGCGGGCGGTGAAGAACCGCTTCGGCTCCACGAATGAAATCGGTATTTTCGAGATGGGAGAGCTGGGGCTTACCGAGGTGGAGAATCCTTCTGAGCTGTTCCTCTCGGAACGTCCGCTTGGTGTAGCCGGATCTGCAGTAGTTGCCAGTATGGAGGGGACCCGGCCGGTGCTGGTCGAGTTGCAGGCACTGATAGCCTCTACGCATTTCCCTTCACCCCGGCGGATGTGCACCGGGATGGATCACCAGCGGATGGCGCTTATTATCGCTGTACTGGAGAAACGGATGGGCATGTTTCTGCAGAATCAGGATGCTTACCTGAACGTGGCCGGAGGAGTGAAGCTGGATGAGCCTGCGATTGATCTGGCGGTAGCCGTCAGTATCGCCTCCAGCTTTCGTGATATATCGACTAAACCCTACGATGTTTTTTTCGGTGAAGTAGGGCTTACGGGCGAAGTGAGGGGCGTCTCACGCGCAGAGACGCGCGTCAAGGAAGCCGCGAAGCTTGGCTTTCGGCGTGTAATTATGCCGGAGAAGAGTATGAAAGGCTGGAAACATCCGCAGGATATCCAGATCATTGGCGTCAGTACCGTAGCAGATGCACTATCGGTCGCGTTAGATTAG
- the clpC gene encoding ATP-dependent protease ATP-binding subunit ClpC, protein MMFGRFTERAQKVLALAQEEAVRLGHNNIGTEHILLGLIREGDGIAAKALIGLGLGLEKIQDEVETLIGRGQEQPTNIAYTPRAKKVIELSMDEARKLGHTYVGTEHILLGLIREGEGVAARVLNNLGISLNKARQQVLQLLGSSEAASSHSGTPANVSTPTLDGLARDLTAYAKDGNLDPVIGRSKEIERVIQVLSRRTKNNPVLIGEPGVGKTAIAEGLAQKIINNEIPETLRDKRVMTLDMGSVVAGTKYRGEFEDRLKKIMDEIRQAGNIILFIDELHTLIGAGGAEGAIDASNILKPALARGELQCIGATTLDEYRKYIEKDAALERRFQPITVDQPSPEEAVQILFGLRDRYEAHHRVKITDEAIHEAVKLSDRYIPDRFLPDKAIDLIDEAGSKVRLNSYTIPPNLKELEMRLDDIRKEKDSAVQSQEFEKAAALRDTEQKIREELDTTKNQWKEKQGRTDSEVTPEDIAQVVASWTGIPVSKLKEEETDRLLNMESILHERVIGQDEAVKAVSRALRRARAGLKDPKRPMGSFIFLGPTGVGKTELARALAEAMFGDENAVIRIDMSEYMEKHSTSRLVGAPPGYVGYEEGGQLTEKVRRKPYSVVLLDEIEKAHPEVFNILLQVLEDGRLTDSKGRVVDFRNTLIILTSNVGAQAIRKNSTLGFTAVQDAGADYGNMKGKVMEELKKSFRPEFLNRIDEIIVFHSLDEKHIAEIVTLMSDDLRKRLREHDVDFVLTDEAKAFLAKEGYDPAFGARPLRRAIQKHIEDRLSEELLKGNIQKGDSLNIDQVNGELVVTKVAAPDPVSLEKEVEAE, encoded by the coding sequence ATGATGTTTGGAAGATTTACGGAACGTGCACAGAAGGTGTTGGCACTGGCGCAGGAAGAAGCAGTTCGTCTAGGACACAACAATATCGGCACTGAACATATTTTGCTCGGACTTATTCGTGAAGGGGACGGCATTGCCGCCAAAGCTTTAATCGGTTTGGGACTGGGTCTGGAGAAGATTCAGGATGAAGTGGAAACACTGATCGGCAGAGGCCAGGAGCAGCCAACGAACATAGCGTATACTCCTCGCGCCAAAAAAGTCATCGAGCTGTCGATGGACGAAGCCCGCAAGCTGGGCCATACGTATGTCGGCACAGAGCACATCCTGCTTGGACTTATCCGTGAAGGTGAAGGGGTAGCGGCACGTGTGCTGAACAACCTCGGCATCAGCCTCAATAAGGCGCGCCAGCAGGTACTGCAGCTCCTGGGCAGCAGCGAGGCGGCTTCCAGCCACAGTGGTACACCGGCGAACGTCAGTACGCCAACGCTGGATGGACTGGCCCGCGATCTGACCGCTTATGCGAAGGACGGCAACCTGGACCCTGTTATTGGGCGCAGCAAGGAAATTGAGCGCGTAATTCAGGTGCTGAGCCGCCGGACGAAGAACAATCCGGTGCTGATCGGCGAACCCGGTGTAGGTAAAACGGCGATCGCCGAAGGACTTGCCCAGAAAATCATCAACAACGAGATCCCCGAGACGCTGCGCGATAAACGTGTAATGACTCTGGACATGGGTTCTGTTGTTGCCGGTACGAAATACCGTGGTGAATTCGAAGACCGTCTCAAGAAAATTATGGATGAGATTCGCCAGGCAGGAAATATTATTCTCTTCATCGATGAGCTGCACACCTTGATTGGTGCAGGCGGTGCGGAAGGCGCAATTGATGCCTCCAACATTCTAAAGCCCGCACTGGCCCGTGGAGAGCTGCAGTGCATCGGGGCAACAACCTTGGACGAATACCGCAAATACATCGAGAAAGACGCCGCGCTGGAGCGCCGCTTCCAGCCGATTACAGTGGATCAGCCTTCACCGGAGGAAGCCGTACAGATTCTCTTCGGTCTGCGTGACCGGTATGAAGCCCATCACCGTGTGAAGATTACGGATGAAGCGATCCATGAAGCTGTGAAGCTGTCGGATCGTTACATTCCTGACCGCTTCCTGCCGGACAAAGCGATCGATCTGATTGACGAAGCCGGCTCCAAGGTAAGATTGAATTCATATACGATTCCGCCCAACCTGAAGGAACTGGAAATGCGTCTGGATGATATCCGCAAGGAGAAGGATTCGGCTGTACAGAGCCAGGAATTCGAGAAGGCAGCGGCGCTGCGCGATACCGAGCAGAAGATCCGTGAGGAACTGGACACTACCAAGAACCAATGGAAAGAGAAGCAAGGCCGTACTGACTCCGAGGTTACGCCTGAGGATATCGCCCAGGTTGTAGCCAGCTGGACCGGCATTCCTGTCAGCAAGCTGAAGGAAGAGGAGACAGACCGACTGCTGAACATGGAATCCATTCTGCATGAACGCGTAATTGGCCAGGATGAGGCCGTCAAGGCTGTCAGCCGGGCGCTGCGCCGGGCACGTGCAGGACTAAAGGACCCGAAACGTCCGATGGGCTCCTTTATCTTCCTTGGTCCTACCGGTGTAGGTAAAACCGAGCTGGCCCGTGCGTTGGCAGAAGCGATGTTCGGCGATGAGAATGCCGTGATCCGGATTGATATGTCGGAATACATGGAGAAGCACTCCACGTCCCGTCTGGTCGGTGCGCCTCCGGGATATGTCGGCTATGAAGAAGGCGGACAATTGACCGAGAAGGTACGCCGCAAGCCATATTCCGTGGTGCTGCTGGACGAAATCGAGAAAGCCCACCCGGAAGTCTTCAACATTCTGCTGCAGGTGCTGGAAGACGGTCGTCTGACCGATTCGAAAGGCCGGGTAGTCGATTTCCGCAACACGCTGATCATTCTGACCTCCAATGTGGGTGCACAAGCGATCCGCAAGAACTCGACACTGGGCTTCACCGCTGTTCAGGATGCGGGTGCGGACTATGGCAATATGAAGGGCAAGGTTATGGAAGAGCTGAAGAAGAGCTTCCGCCCAGAGTTCCTTAACCGGATCGACGAGATCATTGTTTTCCACTCGCTGGATGAGAAGCATATTGCCGAGATCGTCACCTTAATGTCGGATGATCTGCGCAAACGGCTACGTGAGCATGATGTTGACTTCGTGCTTACTGATGAAGCCAAAGCGTTCCTGGCCAAAGAAGGCTATGACCCAGCCTTCGGTGCACGTCCGCTGCGCCGGGCCATTCAGAAGCATATTGAAGACCGTCTGTCTGAAGAATTGCTTAAAGGCAATATTCAGAAGGGCGACTCCCTGAATATCGACCAGGTTAACGGAGAGCTTGTGGTAACTAAGGTGGCTGCCCCAGACCCGGTATCTCTGGAAAAAGAAGTCGAAGCTGAATAA
- a CDS encoding protein arginine kinase — MSSLRFTEQALSDWMRSGGSHCEIVLSSRMRIARNLQQLPFPMLASHAQAEEVLKQLAPVFNKGTDTGFGVFELLKLEDLEELDKKVLVEKHLISPNLANDSRGGAVVLNDDESVSIMINEEDHLRIQCLYPGLQVREAWQRATAIDDIFEAAVNYAFDDKRGYLTSCPTNVGTGLRASVMVHLPALVMTHQINRILSAVNQVGLTVRGIYGEGSEAVGNIFQISNQITLGQTESEIIENLHSVVTQIIEHERNARERLLSDSALRITDRVKRSYGILSYAALMELKESAQRLSDVRLGVDLGILEGPSISVLNELNVKTQPGFLQKMFGDEMTATERDMYRAKLLRETLGSQH; from the coding sequence ATGTCAAGTCTCCGGTTTACCGAACAAGCCCTCAGCGATTGGATGCGTTCCGGCGGCAGCCACTGTGAAATTGTACTTAGCAGCCGGATGCGAATCGCCCGTAATTTGCAGCAGCTACCTTTTCCCATGCTGGCTTCCCATGCGCAGGCCGAAGAGGTGCTGAAGCAGCTGGCTCCCGTATTCAATAAGGGAACGGATACTGGATTTGGCGTTTTCGAACTGCTGAAGCTTGAAGATCTGGAGGAGCTGGACAAAAAGGTACTGGTCGAGAAGCATCTCATCAGTCCTAATCTGGCTAACGATTCACGCGGTGGTGCTGTGGTGCTGAATGATGATGAGTCCGTCAGCATTATGATCAATGAGGAGGACCACCTCCGCATCCAGTGTCTGTACCCGGGGCTGCAGGTCCGGGAAGCATGGCAACGCGCTACTGCAATTGATGACATCTTTGAGGCTGCAGTCAATTATGCTTTTGACGATAAGCGCGGTTATCTCACCAGCTGTCCCACCAATGTGGGCACAGGGCTGAGGGCATCCGTAATGGTTCATCTGCCGGCGCTGGTGATGACCCATCAGATCAACCGGATTCTGTCCGCTGTGAATCAGGTGGGGCTGACCGTTAGAGGAATTTACGGGGAAGGCAGCGAAGCAGTGGGGAATATCTTTCAGATTTCCAACCAGATTACGCTGGGCCAGACCGAGAGTGAGATTATCGAGAATCTGCATAGTGTAGTCACCCAGATCATTGAGCATGAACGCAATGCAAGAGAACGGCTGCTTTCCGATTCGGCCCTGCGGATTACCGACCGCGTGAAGCGCTCCTACGGAATATTGTCGTATGCGGCGCTGATGGAGCTGAAGGAGTCGGCACAGCGGCTGTCCGATGTAAGGCTGGGGGTAGACCTTGGCATTCTAGAGGGGCCATCGATTTCCGTGCTGAATGAACTGAATGTGAAGACACAGCCAGGATTTCTGCAGAAAATGTTCGGTGACGAGATGACAGCCACTGAACGCGATATGTACCGGGCAAAGCTGCTCCGGGAAACTTTGGGATCACAACATTAA
- a CDS encoding UvrB/UvrC motif-containing protein, with translation MLCQECGVKPATLHFTKIVSGEKTEFHICESCAREKGEVLPGTSGGFSIHSLLSGLLDLEGAGKEKTAATKNTQSLRCDNCGMTYSQFSKLGRFGCSSCYNYFNSALDPLFKRVHGSTSHVGKLPKRAGAKIMFKRQIEELKQDLQQSISQEEFETAAGLRDQIRRLEKEITQE, from the coding sequence ATGTTATGCCAGGAATGCGGCGTCAAACCCGCAACACTTCATTTCACCAAGATCGTCAGTGGAGAAAAGACTGAGTTTCACATCTGCGAAAGCTGTGCGCGTGAGAAAGGGGAGGTACTCCCCGGAACGTCCGGTGGCTTCTCCATCCACAGCCTGCTGTCCGGTCTGCTTGATCTGGAAGGAGCCGGCAAGGAGAAGACAGCCGCCACCAAGAATACGCAGAGCTTGCGCTGTGACAACTGTGGAATGACTTATTCGCAGTTCAGCAAGCTGGGCCGGTTCGGCTGCAGCTCGTGCTACAACTATTTCAACAGTGCGCTTGATCCGCTGTTCAAGCGGGTGCATGGCAGCACATCCCATGTAGGCAAGCTTCCCAAACGTGCGGGAGCGAAGATCATGTTCAAGCGGCAAATTGAGGAGCTGAAGCAGGATCTTCAGCAGAGCATCTCTCAGGAAGAGTTCGAAACCGCAGCAGGTCTGCGGGATCAGATCCGCCGACTTGAAAAAGAAATTACACAAGAGTAA
- a CDS encoding CtsR family transcriptional regulator encodes MRNISDIIEQYLKNILHESPEGTVEIQRNDLADQFSCVPSQINYVISTRFTLEKGYIVESKRGGGGYIRIQRFELPQNVALHVHLNHTIGSGIDQNAADGLIYQLEEALFLTKREACLMRSAVSRECLAVNLPYRDEIRAKIMKAMLISLLGK; translated from the coding sequence ATGCGCAATATCTCCGATATTATTGAACAATATCTGAAGAATATTTTGCATGAAAGTCCCGAAGGTACGGTGGAAATCCAGCGGAATGACCTGGCGGACCAGTTCTCATGCGTACCGTCACAGATTAATTATGTAATTAGTACACGCTTCACTCTGGAGAAGGGCTATATAGTGGAAAGCAAGCGCGGCGGCGGCGGCTACATCCGAATTCAACGGTTTGAATTGCCCCAGAACGTGGCGCTCCATGTGCACCTGAATCATACGATAGGCAGCGGGATTGATCAGAATGCTGCCGACGGGCTGATTTATCAGCTGGAGGAAGCTCTGTTTCTCACCAAACGTGAAGCGTGTCTCATGCGTTCCGCAGTTTCCCGGGAATGCCTTGCGGTTAATCTTCCGTACCGGGATGAGATTCGTGCCAAGATCATGAAGGCTATGTTAATCTCTTTGTTAGGCAAATAA
- a CDS encoding GNAT family N-acetyltransferase, with amino-acid sequence MEIRQLKEEEFDVSVSLSEYAFQYKLSDEDRLKAKQRFKPDRIWGIFDQEALGAKLTILPLQIYIQGQPVSMGGIAGVATWPENRRQGLVSKLLTHTLQTMNEAGHAISLLHPFLIPFYRRFGWEVFCEYKKYTIPVSNFPKKVEIEGVVKRDVDTVETLDRLYQQFAANYNGTLKRDRDWWEHSILNEDWHQAVFYSISGEPKGYVIYKIENKVLRIDEFIYLNEQARQGLWTFLANHDSMVTSASLKLVPADDMLPYLLPDPRIAQENYPYFMARIVNAQALLERYKLRAQGVISRKTFYIEDHEAPWNNGLWEWNVSAEGESQLNQIKGEDNTAELTCSIGTLTVLLLGYKRPSELARFGLLNGTEAAIEWLEEAVLPAQTALFDFF; translated from the coding sequence ATGGAGATCAGGCAACTGAAAGAGGAAGAATTCGACGTTAGCGTTAGCTTGTCTGAGTATGCATTTCAGTACAAGCTGTCTGATGAAGATCGATTGAAGGCTAAGCAGAGATTTAAACCGGACCGGATATGGGGGATTTTTGATCAGGAAGCATTGGGTGCCAAATTAACTATACTCCCCTTGCAAATATACATACAGGGACAACCGGTATCTATGGGAGGGATTGCCGGAGTAGCCACCTGGCCAGAGAACCGCAGACAAGGGCTGGTCTCCAAACTGCTGACACACACCCTGCAGACCATGAATGAGGCTGGGCATGCCATTTCCCTGCTGCATCCGTTTTTGATCCCTTTTTACCGCAGATTTGGTTGGGAAGTCTTCTGTGAATATAAGAAATACACCATTCCTGTGAGCAACTTTCCCAAAAAAGTGGAGATAGAGGGCGTTGTAAAACGTGATGTCGATACTGTGGAGACGCTGGACAGGCTCTATCAGCAATTTGCGGCCAACTATAACGGTACGCTGAAGCGGGACCGCGATTGGTGGGAGCACTCCATTCTGAATGAGGATTGGCATCAAGCCGTATTTTATTCCATATCGGGTGAACCTAAGGGCTATGTGATCTATAAAATAGAAAACAAGGTGCTCCGTATCGATGAATTCATTTATCTGAACGAGCAGGCACGGCAGGGACTGTGGACTTTTTTGGCCAACCACGATTCGATGGTAACGAGTGCTTCGCTCAAGCTGGTGCCTGCTGACGACATGCTGCCTTATCTGCTGCCTGATCCCCGGATCGCCCAGGAGAATTATCCCTATTTCATGGCCCGGATCGTTAATGCCCAAGCTTTATTGGAACGTTACAAACTAAGGGCACAAGGGGTAATAAGCAGGAAGACCTTTTATATAGAAGATCATGAGGCTCCTTGGAACAACGGGTTATGGGAATGGAACGTGTCTGCGGAGGGGGAGTCCCAGCTGAATCAAATAAAAGGGGAAGACAACACGGCTGAGCTGACATGCAGTATAGGGACATTAACTGTGCTGCTGCTTGGGTATAAACGCCCGAGTGAGTTGGCCCGCTTCGGTCTGCTAAACGGTACTGAGGCTGCAATCGAATGGCTGGAAGAGGCTGTACTGCCTGCCCAGACGGCATTGTTTGATTTTTTCTAA